In Helianthus annuus cultivar XRQ/B chromosome 8, HanXRQr2.0-SUNRISE, whole genome shotgun sequence, a single genomic region encodes these proteins:
- the LOC110870754 gene encoding uncharacterized protein LOC110870754 has product MSGVQLAMAPGSEPGKPLAADPKAHHHPQQDAGGGMMGSLRYIELQLVAFVMVFSAIGLVPLFDLVFPAITTAYLLLLSRLAFPGAAKSKEIIQASGMLRFYSIMGTVIGLFLPLAYVLGGFARGDNEAVRSATPQLFLLSFQILTENVVSGLSLFSAPVRALVPLLYTVRRLFVILDWIQDVWVNKSLGQNAPIQDIAWYWFGVSLAVTNLAYFSINISAFLIPYFLPRAFELHFKERYEREAKLAADKSQSETKDKKFD; this is encoded by the exons atgtctgGTGTACAACTCGCGATGGCTCCCGGCTCAGAGCCGGGCAAACCACTAGCCGCAGACCCGAAAGCCCACCATCACCCGCAACAAGACGCGGGTGGTGGCATGATGGGCTCTCTGCGGTACATAGAACTCCAACTTGTAGCATTCGTTATGGTTTTCTCCGCAATCGGGCTTGTCCCGCTTTTCGACCTCGTTTTTCCCGCCATCACGACCGCGTATCTCCTGCTTCTATCGCGGCTCGCGTTTCCTGGAGCCGCGAAGTCGAAGGAGATTATCCAAGCAAGCGGGATGCTACGATTTTATTCAATTATGGGGACGGTGATAGGGTTGTTTTTACCGTTAGCTTATGTTTTGGGCGGGTTCGCGAGGGGGGACAATGAGGCGGTTAGATCGGCAACACCACAGTTGTTCTTGTTGTCGTTTCAAATATTGACGGAAAATGTTGTTAGCGGGTTGTCGTTGTTTTCGGCCCCGGTTAGAGCTTTGGTCCCCTTGTTGTATACGGTTAGAAGGTTGTTTGTTATATTGGATTGGATACAAGATGTTTGGGTTAACAAATCGCTTGGTCAAAATGCTCCTATTCAG GATATTGCATGGTATTGGTTTGGGGTAAGCCTAGCAGTGACAAATTTGGCATATTTTTCAATCAATATATCTGCATTTTTGATTCCATATTTTCTCCCAAGAGCATTTGAGCTACATTTCAAGGAGAGATATGAGAGAGAAGCAAAGTTGGCAGCTGATAAAAGTCAAAGTGAAAccaaagataagaagtttgactAA
- the LOC110870756 gene encoding heavy metal-associated isoprenylated plant protein 8 produces MGKNKNKNNNNNNNNNNNNEEQQKSENSNVNGAEEKSNEQKSEKNNKQNAGAIVLGIYLHCQGCVETVVKSLRGFDGVEEIEPNTKDHRVTVKGKGADAVKVAERVRRKTGKHVEIISPVQKKQQPEKKPEKKPEVPKVTEVVLKMHLHCEGCAKDVKHCIHKMEGVQTVNPDMEKSLVTVKGAFDPKNLVAYIGKRTGRHAEIVNSKNTNKQKDGEQKDGEQKNEKKEKDKDAKNARSAYPNVPPGLVYAPQLFSDENPNACSVM; encoded by the exons ATGGGAAAG AATAAGAAcaagaacaacaataacaacaacaacaacaacaacaacaatgaagAACAACAGAAATCTGAAAACAGCAACGTCAACGGAGCAGAAGAAAAGTCAAACGAGCAAAAATCTGAAAAAAATAACAAGCAAAATGCAGGAGCAATTGTGTTGGGAATTTACCTTCATTGTCAAGGGTGTGTTGAAACGGTTGTGAAATCACTCAGAGGATTTGATG GAGTTGAAGAGATTGAGCCGAATACAAAGGATCACCGGGTGACTGTGAAAGGTAAAGGGGCTGACGCTGTTAAGGTTGCGGAGCGTGTCAGGCGAAAAACGGGCAAGCATGTCGAGATAATATCGCCTGTGCAGAAGAAACAGCAGCCCGAGAAGAAACCTGAGAAGAAACCAGAG GTACCAAAAGTGACAGAAGTGGTGTTGAAGATGCACCTCCACTGTGAAGGTTGTGCTAAGGATGTCAAGCATTGCATCCACAAGATGGAAG GTGTACAAACCGTGAATCCCGATATGGAAAAATCGCTGGTGACGGTAAAGGGGGCTTTCGATCCGAAAAACCTAGTGGCTTACATTGGCAAGAGGACTGGAAGGCACGCGGAGATTGTGAACTCGaagaacacaaacaaacaaaaggaTGGTGAACAAAAGGACGGTGAGCAAAAGaatgaaaagaaagaaaaggaCAAGGATGCCAAAAACGCCCGTTCTGCGTACCCAAATGTTCCGCCGGGGCTTGTTTACGCGCCACAGCTGTTTAGTGACGAGAATCCTAACGCGTGCTCGGTTATGTAG